GATGATAGAAACACTACCGGTCATTTTTTATCGTATAGCCACCATCTCCGAGATAATTACCGCTTAGGCGACCAGGCATATCCGGTCGCTGGTAATTATTCACAGAACGCCCAGGCTTATGGCACGGGTGAGTTCGGAGGTGGTGGCCACCACGTATGGGAGGGGGGGACGGAGGTCCCGAGAGGTTATGATAAACAAGCTGCGTTAAAAAACGTTTCAAAAACTCCTCAAAAGTTGCCGTCATATGCGGACGTGAGAGGACAATACGGTACATATTCGAACGTACCATATGAAGCGCAAAAATATGCAGAAATTTATGGTAGCGATAGTTTAAGTTATACTCAGCAAGATAGTAAGGATTTTCAGTCAAAAATGCTCATCGGGCCAGTGTCGGAGATGAATCAACAAAATTGTAACCCGCCTAGGGACACGAACGCACAAACTAGAGCTTATGATAGGGAAGCATATGATGCCAAGTTCAGGCATCCATCGGCGCCTTTGATACCTAAATTGGAGATGCCTGATACTTACCAGTATCACAAGGACGATAGGTTAATGAAAACCGAGCCGCAAAGGTTAATGAATCAAGCGGCGTACGCCAAGCCAAATGAAATGCCTGCAAACACATACAGAGAGTTCCCAAATGGTGTTACAAGACCGCAGCAAAATACTGTGTTGCCACCAATATCAACGATTAAGCAAGAGAACTTTGGTCAAAAGGGACAGAATTATCAAAACTTCCAAGGATTTCCTTATGAGGCGCTACGAAGGCAAGAGCCAGCTGAGAACTTTGCGCAAATACCTCGTATGCAAGAAAATATGGGTTTTCAGAAATACAATCGTAATTTCGAgatgaaaaataacaaagaacCTGAAAAGGTGAACGATAGGGTTACTCATGTTGATCCAAAACCCCCATATTACATAGAGCAGATAAAGTCAGAACATTCACCGCCGGGACataagatttacaaaaatatgacgTATAATCCTACACCAAGAAACGAACCTTATCTCTTCTTCGGAGACGGTGGTCCGGCGGCGATTAGAAATGAAATTGGTTACTCTTGTTGTCGCCAAGGTTCAACTAAGAAGCCTCCTCCTGAACATCTAAGGGATGGAGCGTGTCCAGGTCTGCAAACCAAAGACGAAGTACTAGAAGACGATCCTGACGCTAATGAGAAAGACTCCAAAAATCCTTCAAAACCAAGCACACCAGTTCCAGAAATAGTGAAACCAAAAGAAAACCAATTTAATTACTCTAAAGAGTATCTAGAAAATCTAGAACGGTTGCGAAATAACTCTAGGACAGAAGTTCCTGATTGTAACTGTTTCCCTGCGGATAAGAATCCACCGGAACCAGGCAGTTATTACACACATTTAGGTAAGACATTGCCACAAAAGTTTTcatcaaatactttttaatggAACCTTCAAAATAATCTTGAATATTCTTTTAAACAGGTGCAGCATCAACTTTAGCAGAATTGAGAAAGGAGTTGGAAGCTCGGACTGGTCTCTCCGGCAAAGAACTGAGGATAGAGAAGATTTGCTACACCGGGAAGGAAGGGAAGTCAGCGCAGGGATGTCCGATGGCAAAGTGGGTGAGTGTATGGATCCCAAAGTTTAGTATTATTGATGATACTAACAAGTTTACATAATCAATATTCCGCATCGTCATAATGTTTCACTGGAACCCGATAGTAATATACGTATAGTCCTTGATAAGTATCGTGATTTACTACCCTTGGTATGTGTTATCCAATATAAACACTCTGTGTAAATTATCAAATTGTTCTTACAAATACACCGGAGGCGCTCAAttggttttttatataaaaatttttGATATCTCCATTCCTGGTACACTCGAACCActcatttattttcatcttcAATTACTTTCATACAATATACTAAACCATTACATCTGTTTTCACAGGTAATCCGTCGAGCAAACTACACAGAAAAAGTTCTTGTCGTAGTTAAATTCCGTAACGGACACAAATGCGCGACTTCTTGGATCGTTGTCTGTTTAGTCGCTTGGGAGGGCATACCGCAGTCTGAAGCGGATCTGGACTATACATTACTGTCACATAAGCTCAATAGATATGGTCTACCTACGACTAGAAGGTGTGCGACGAATGAGAACAGAACCTGTGCATGTCAAGGTAAGTAGAAGTATTGTTCTGTactttggtaaaaatattattctagcTATGAAGGTACTTATGCTAACTAGTTTCTGTGTTTTGAAGTCTTCTGCCAAAaggcaaaaaataatatttgcccAACAAAGTAGACAGTTGATAGATAACACAAAGTTCGTAAATATCCTTCAAGGCAATTATGTAAGTTTCATACTCATCCTGACCTTTTCGTTTTCCAGGGTTAGACCCAGAAACATGCGGCGCTTCCTACAGCTTCGGTTGCTCATGGTCGATGTACTACAATGGATGCAAATACGCCCGTTCAAAAACCGTCCGCAAGTTTCGTCTGTCAGTCAAGACAGAAGAAAGCGAGATAGAAGAACGCATCCACGTGCTAGCGACTCTGCTGAGTCCTTTGTACATGAACCTTGCACCTAAAGCCTTTGAAAACCAGTGCCAGTTTGAGAAAGAAGCGTCTGACTGTCGGCTTGGGTTCAAACCAGGAAGACCGTTTTCTGGTAAGTAACTAGGCCATCTTAGAATTGAAAACCCGTTgctttcatatatttatttattatatgttacGTTTAAAATGCTAACGTTCAATTTGTCTCTGTAACTCATAAAGGACTGGCTGCCCAACAAAATCAACTCATCAAATGAACACTCGTTTCCGTTTCGAGTTATGATGAACTGAACGGTGCAAGCTATAAAGATTCCAATTCGGACCAGAGTAAAATGTTTTCTGTATCGACAACTATTTAATCATAACAAAGTCATTCACGAAAACAAAAAGCAACAGAAGCCTTTTCTAGACCCTCGGTCATATTCTAACCAAACTCCCTCCAAATTGCAGGTGTAACGGCATGCATAGACTTCTGCGCGCATGCCCACAGAGACTTGCACAACATGAACAACGGCTGCACTGCCGTCGTGACCCTGGCGAAACACCGCGCTCTGAACAGACCTCCAGACGAACAACTCCATGTATTACCACTGTATGTGCTGGATACGACCGATGAGTTCGGCTCCAAGGATGGACAGGAGGAGAAAGTGAAGAACGGAGCGCTTGAGATACTGGACAAGTGAGTGGTGATGTACACGTTTTGTTTTACTATtcgttaaaatataaagtttggAGTACCGTAGTCGATGCCTGATTTTAGGGagtttcttcaaaaatatagcCGTTGGTTTGATTTCttctcttttctttttaaaactttaaatccCTGATTcatcaaacataatataacgtGATTTAATTAGGTTGACAAATAATGCTAACAGTCCGTCTCACTTCTTTACAGATATCCAATGGAAGTACGTGTCCGTTCAGTACCTCTGCAACCTTGCCGGCGCCACGGGAAAAAACGGAAAGACGACGACAATAACTCAGAAAACAATTCTTCAGCGAACAACTCGTCGCAGAGTCCCGGCAACAACCAGAAAAAGGCGCAGCAGTCTCCAGCACCGAGGACCCCACAGCCCACTGACGCAAGGAATAATGCCAGCCCTCGTAGTCAGAGCAGTGCTTCACCCAGAGCTCTAACCCCAGCATTGAACCAGTCGAACCCTTCAGCATTCACCAACAATTCTCACTATAACTCTGCGTTTGTGAACCCAAATATGCAACATCAGAACCCTGGGCTCATCAACCCGAACCTTGGCAACCCAGCTCTCTTAGACATGGCAACTATGATTGACAACTTCACAGACGCTCAGCTGCAAAGCAATCAGATTTCAAGCACGGTTCTCGATTCACCCTACAACCCTTATGATCAGAGTTATAATCTACATCACCAGAATACTCTGTATAACCCAAATCATGTATCGCCGATTGTTGAAGGAAATACGTGTCAGAACCCAAACCCTAATCCGAACCCGAACCCAAatcaattgccaagtttcgcaGCAGGGTTACAGAAGAGAGAACAACAGTTCCCTAATCAAATACCTCCACAAAACCAATGGCCAGATTTTCCGAAtgctgaaatatttaataatgttgtgAAGGAGGACCCTGATTCTACGACTGCGCATTTAAACGTCCCACCAAATAATTATAGTCCAGATTCAAGTAGGAGCAGCGAAACGAATTCTAATTCGGAACAGTTGTTGCCAAAAGCGAATACCGAGCCAGAGAAACCTAATCTTATCGGAGATGTTACGAATAAAATACCGGAGTTCGATATGCCTTCTTCACCGAGGTTGACTGAGATCGCACAAAACTCACAAAGTACTCCTGCTTCGCCAGCTTCATCTCAAATCCCGGAGCTAAAATCGCCAAATAATGAAATGCTGAACTCAGACGCCCGTAAAAGCGTATGGAAATCGCCTGATTCTAAGAATTGGGATCCTAAGCCTAAAGAACAATCGACGCCAGAAAATGACAATAATCTGTTCCGAGTACCAAAAGCTAGACCTCCATCGAGATCACAGAATACAAATACGCCTGAAGGTATTGAAAATTCTACGTTCCTAAAGCCTTATCCGCCTTCAGACAGACCGCATTTAAGTCAGGGGTATGAGCATAGAAGTCCTTATAACAATCAACTGAATAATACCCCGCCACAGACGTCTACCTCGCAAAATAACTTTACAATCAATCATGATGAACAGAACATGGCAGCTGCAGCGGCGGCGGCTGCTAAACCAGTCCCCGAATTTGCTGGCAATAACTTCCATCCAGTCAATCAAAATACTTACGGGAATCAAACGCCGATACAAGGATACGGTAACTATCCGCAAGTGGCCAACGCCTATCCATTCCCGCCGAATCCGTACGGTCACTTCAATCCATACGAAAACACATACAACGATTACAATAGCTTAGCGTATTATAATGCTGAGAAGTACAAAAGAGAGGAACTCCTAAGAAACCCTCACTGTTACAACTCGTACGGCTACCAGTACAATCCAAACTTTACACCAAATTTCTATCAAAATCCAAGTCCGAATTGGTGTCAATCTTCGCCTAACTGGTGCATCTATCCACCACCATTCACTATCCCGTATCCGCCAGAACCACCCAAGGCGGAACCTATCGGTGAAGTGACCGATTTCACCGACAATTTGGAATGCTTCAAGGACAGTCAGATGGGCGGCGTCGCTATTGCGCTTGGCCATGGAAGCGTATTGTTTGAATGCGCAAAGCATGAGATGCACTCCACTACTGCCGTCAAAGCACCCAACAGAGTCAATCCAACCAGAATATCTTTAGTGTTCTATCAACATCGAAACCTAAATCGACCAAAACACGGTCTCGAAGAGTGGGAGGAGAAGATGAGGTTGAAGAAACTCGGACTGACTCCGTCGACGCCGGGCACTCCAGGCCCTAACTCCAATACAGTATCGCCAGCGACGACACCGGGACCCGAGCGACCACCGAGCGCGGCCGACAAGTGGAAGGGCGGTGGCGGCACGGACGCCATCCCGGGAGGGTTCACGTCGCTGGCGGCGCTGGTGGAGGCcacggcggcggcgcggcgctcCGGACAGTTGATGCTCCGCACGGACACACACACCACCATGTCGTGGACCACGCTGTTCCCCATGCACCCCTGCACCGTGACGGGCCCTTACCAGGAGTCGAGCACCTGACGCAAGCCCCCCGCGCCCGGCGCACGGCGGCGGGCCGACAATCCCCCCCTAGCTATGTAAGCTCTATGTTGCCTTCCCATTGTAGGTCTGATCGACGATTAGGACCATGTGCTTTccaatatattttgtagttccTCGACTTATACTAAGTAGATGCGGCCGACACTGGCCCGAGAGTTCGAAAATCCAGCGATTCCTTTTATGCATTTAAAGATTGGAATTGAGTACCGTTTTTAactgaagtattttttaaaacgtatACCGAGTGAGTTTTTAATCAAAGatgtaagtttaagttttaattttaaatagtgtTTATCGCATTTCAGCTAGTCTTACGTTACGTTAGTATCGATTGTGTATTGTCCGAGTGACCGTAATCGTGTAGAATTTTTTGTATATTCTTGTGTTATTTTAAGTTGATGAGCGGCGAGCCGACCACTGAGCggttagtttaatttaatcagaCTTGCTGTATAAAATAATGACGTTAATGTATGTTTTGTCTGCATATTTTGTcgatgttttttctaattaagcGCATAATCGAAAGTTTGTGCGACACGATGATCTCATAAACTACTAACCCTACATGTATGTAACGTTTATTCAGAACAAAAGTACAAATCAGCACATTGAGGCCGGGCggctgcgcccgcgccgctcacATCGGCGGTCGTGTTATACTATATGTTTGTACCTTTGTCTGTTtattagttgttttattttatttgtaatattaattaccaTTCCTGTCATTCTGGACAATTGTTTTGGCTTATATTTTAAATCGTAAAtcatttgaaattgaaatcatGGCGGTGTATCGCTACGTGTATTTTACAACAAAGATACGAGTGCTTTTCTATTAGGTTAAGACGTGtgtatttttaacgtttttagaatatttaacttatttatattgtattacgTGAACCATTATCGTatcattttctttgtaataattttagtgTTACTGtagacattaatatttaatatatttgctttaCGGCTCgatcattaaattattacagtTGTTTTATGCATGTTTCAATCTCGCCTCTTTATTTGTCAAGTCGAGTGCCTGTGTGTTGGCTATAGACGCTATAGTATACAATGATACATGTACTACGAGTAGTAAACGTCTATTGATTGATATTATGATGAATCTGATTTTTCGATTTAAATATTGGTGaccttatttttttagatttgcGATTGCATTCTTCTAACTTAGTGacgataaaattttataaattagataCCATACAATAaaagatgaataataaattacgtATAGGATAGAATATTTgcgagaataaaaaaataacaagtttcaGGCGCTTGGAAAGATTATAAAGTAGGCATATTattgaaaatgaatgaaaacataCTGAtgaatagttattaatatataattagagttaagaaaaagtttgttttaaagattaaaCTATTgatatagtttatattttttacgtgtACGTATTTATTGAACGGTAAATTTATTGGGACGAacgtgaaaattatttataggtaaaaGTTTTGGATAtaacaaaacttataaaaactaaGCAATAATAGACATCGGGGTCTATGTACATTGTAACGTAGgagtgaaaaatattaaaattaaacgaatGGTGCGAATATGTCGACGGTCTTATGGTAACGCTTGACGTTTGGTAACTTACTGAAAATTTGCCTAAAATTGTATTCGGATATTATTTGTGTATAGCATTGGTAAAATGCCCTGTTATTCTTGCCATTTAACCAAACATCGCATGTACAAGACATATCAAAAGCAATCACAGTATTTATAAATCGTATACCTTCATACAAATCAATGCAGTCGTGCGATCACCAACTCTCTATACTTTTACATCACTTAAGACCGACTTGAAAAAGTAGTTCTTATctcatccgctagaggcgctgatcaactTAGGATACAAAAAAGGacattaaaatatctttgtagTAGTTAGTGATCGCTCTTCTGTCCAATAATGTAAGTGTAATACTTACTCTCGAATATTTGACACCAAATTAATGTACATTATGGGAACGACATCATTTGTAAGGTAATTGTATCATTTAGGTCACACTAGAAGCCTGTGATATACATTAACTCGCGCGTGTATGTGTGTCTGTCTCGTGTGATTGGACGCAATGTCTTGCATACATTTCAAACCAAAAACGACCAGTATTGTCAGATTGTAACcaaaaaagttctttttaatgttattttaaccTGATATTTGTGGAAATGGGTTAATTACCAATGTTTTAAGAATGTTAGGTTTGCGCGAAAAGCGCTTGTTAGGCGAACTTAttgtgtaacaatatttttattgtcttcTGCCAAAACAAAAGAGTAATCGAATGTGTCATGTAAATAGAACtaccattatttattaatacaattaatttaaaaaaatgtttgcttcttttattttactatcacCCTAAACATACCTCTCACTAGAATATTGTCGTGTAGATCTTGAAACAAAATTGGGTATCTGCTCTCATTTCAGCAGTTTGTCACTTACCATACAGTatcttacaattaaaattaatggaaCAAAAAAGGTAATTAGGATCGGTTCACTTAGTAAATAGTTACACAGAATTGAAAGTCTCCTTTTATGAGccggtaaataaaatacaatagtatGTAATCAAAAGTTATATtcaaagtataaaattacaaattaagtaCAGTTGCAATATTACCCTGATTCTAGTTCTTCTtcaacattttacattattatgatgttataataatcatataaaatattttttacaaaagctcTGATGGATTTTACAAGCTTTGAAAATGagcttttacaaaaatctttaaaaatacattttaattacataatactaTAAGTATCtcctttacataatataatatttttttgaaataattatatttatttcataaggTACATTTTCAGGAGCCTAATAACcccttaatataaaaaatacacataaaatacatttacgtAATTAATACTTAGTATAAAATCTTTGTATACTTACTTTGTTTTCACTTGGTAACTCTGCATATTTTAGTACAAGTTCACAAAATAAAcggtaatattttacaaaaatggttgcaCACAATTTCTTATCTAAATATACAAATTTCGTTTCGTTTGAATTGAAACTTAAAGCTGtacttttttaatactttattataatggAATCTTAACTTTCCAAACGTTTGAGGAATAGTGTAAAGATATACTTAGTTTGAGTACATTAATTTTGTGGAAGCACTTACTAATCAATTTCCTTATAAACTTAACTAGGTTACGTCTATTGAGTCATATTCAATTGGAATGATTATGAATTCATGGAATGTTATTAAGTAGAGATTCAGTTTTTAACCTACTCACTAAGCAATGGACGGATGCGTTTCATTACAAGTATGTAATGTTTATAGTAgaactagttgacccgcgcaacttcgcttgcgtcacataagagagaatgggtcatcattttcatcgtttttgtaacattttttactggtattctatggatatatagcctatagccttcctcgataaatgggctatctaacacttaaagattttttcaaaccggaccaagagttcctgagattagcgcgttcaaacaaacaaacaaacagttgagttttataatattagtataaattatatatatgcTGAATTTACAgtattatattaggtatattacaGAAGTAGCTTTCCCTAGCCTGTTAGAGCCAATCTGACTCAGACCAAAAGATATGTTATTCTATATGCAATGCTATACATAAAGAAGGTTGACAGTCAATATATATCCCTTCCCTAGTTTAATGCGAGgcaaatcataataaataggCATTATCACAAGTGATTTggttgttattttaaaacaaccaatcaatgatttattttaacgaCATTCATTATGATAAGGATTCGTCCCACGTGCatacaagaaaaataatcaatttgcTTTAAGTAAGAGTGATCCTAAATGGGCTAAGGAATAcctaattctataaaaaatacctttccGTTAAATCTTATATGGACCTTTCCTTTTATGCTTTGACAAAACCGATACAATAGCAAAATTCAGTAGTAATGACTgacataaaaaatgaaaaactacCAAAACTCCTAAATCCACAAGTTGTGATAGAATACATCATACTTACAAAATGACCGACAAAACCGTTGACTACTTTAGTctgaatttttaaatataggttTTAACAATTTTCAGCAGAACAGTCtaaaatacactttatttaaTGTTGACGTATAGCAACAGTGGGTTTGAAGATTTTGTTCAAAGGCATCTGGTACCCCAATTTAGATCTATTAGTTTTAAACTACTAACAACTTTATTAACCCTACTACTAACTACAAACTACAGCTACACTACAATACTTATCTCAAAGATGTTCATGGTGCATAGCCACGATGATGTTAGCGAGCGCCGTCCTGGCGTCACAGTTGGGGAACGAGTCCAACACTTGCACTGCGCAGGCGATGTGCTCGCGTTGTAGCTGCTTCGTCTGCTCTAGACCGTCGCCTTCTAACACTGCTTTGTATAACTGGAAGAAAAGAATGATGTTAGAATAGGCATTGTTTTAAGGTAAGAGCAAATACTATCTAACACTTAGTGCCATGGGATATAGCTTTTTAGCTGATTGGGGCTCTAAGACCAGGTTATAGCTCTACCAGGTTGGTCCAATGTATTGTCGAAGATATAAAAGACCCAATGgcttttaaattgatttaaaatgaGTCCCGTTACTAGGTACTAACTGTTTGGGAGCTCTTTAAaacttatcataaaaataactacaaaaagtTTTTGTCGTTCACGGAAAATACGTGAAAGAGAcaattaacttattttagaCGATAAGAATATTTGGTATATTTCACTACCTATTATCGGTAAGACTTCGTCGCAGTATTTGTAGCTGTTGGCACATCAGTTTTACCATAAACTAGGAGGAGAGAGGAGGTTTTATTTTTGCGAGGCAAAACTGGTTCTTTTAATCTTTTTGGTTTTAATAGCCTGGAGAGGGTCACATACCCCAGTGCCTCATGGCTCCGCCCGTGTGTGCCCAAAATAGATAAAAGTGTAGTAGGTACTCACAGCATGATAGTCAACATCATGAACACTCTTGCGTCCAGCCTCAATGTACTCGTAGAGCTCCGGCCTGGCTTCCAGCGTGAAGGCCAGTGGCGCCCCCACCAGGGAGAAGCTGGCCGGCTCGGGGCCCGTGAACGCCTCCAGGTCTAAGAACGCCTGCCACGCTAGGGCCAAGTGACAACCGAATAGATAACcctggaaaataaaaaaatatatacttatatgaaCCGCCTTGCAGAACTTAATTTCCTTTTGCAGCAGTATAGGGGatgatcaataaaaataacgatGTGTTGCTTGTCTTTTTGCTATATCTTTGCAAAGTCTCATCAAGAACGTTTAGTTGTTTAGCAGTAGAAGTGGGACGGACAGACTTATGATGTAAAATTATAGATGGTGTGGAGCATAGACGTTGCGAATAAATGAGTTGTTTTGATAACACTTCACTTACATATATTACGAAAAGAATAAAGTACATGTACAGTATATGTATTGCAACAATTGAACGGTAATTCGGGTCATTATCCATTTTTGGTCATTTAGGTCTTTATGTCATTTAAAAATCGTAACACATGTTACAACACGTAATCGTctttgatgttatttaaattacagaATGTATTGTAGGTTACACAGCAAATCCTTTTGGGATGAAATCTTTATGCTAACCAATTTTTCCCTAGTTTTAACCAATTACTCTGGGAAAAATTGGTTGCTGCTATCCTATCAGTAAAAAAGTTACAGTCTGCCAAAGGACATACTACTGTGTGTCTTCTGGACGACTCTGTACCATTACAAAGTATTCTAACAATCTTTGCTAAATTTCGACAATCTCTTACATTttgtcactagctgacccgcgcaacttcgcttgcgtcacttattAAGAGAGactggatcaaaattttccccgtttttgtaacatttttcgttattactccgctcctaataggcgtagcgtgatgttattatagcctatagccttcctcgataaatgggctaactaacactgaaagaatttttcaaatcggaccagtagttcctgagattagcgcgttcaaacaaacaaacaaactcttcagctttataatattagtatagattcatacCTGTGTCTGCAACTGCGAGTTGTGTCCAGCTAGTTTGAGGGCAGCAGAACAGCTCTTGCCGAGCAGAGCGCCAGCCGCTAGCACATGACGAGCGGCCCACTCACGACCGGCTGAACCGATCACTCCTGCCATCGGGAGAGGGTCTATGATACAGTCCCATTCTGGAAACGAGAAAAATGACGTTTAGCTAGAATCTGCTTTGGTGATGATGATCTTCCGGAAGGATATTTGGTAGTCATATCAAACTAGTTATTATAGTGACGATCGCGACGGTGTGTATACAATATGCTGGTAGATTTTATattcttgtatttttatagCCCAGCACGACAGCAGACCGACGTGGTCAGTAAGAATTTAGCATAGATGCAACGTATTTTTGCGACACAGAGATTTATGGGTTGCCAATAGGCtaactttcaaattaattacagaAATAGACTATAAGGACAAAAGTGGggtcctttttttttttttttttt
The genomic region above belongs to Anticarsia gemmatalis isolate Benzon Research Colony breed Stoneville strain chromosome 5, ilAntGemm2 primary, whole genome shotgun sequence and contains:
- the Tet gene encoding ten-Eleven Translocation (TET) family protein isoform X4, with the protein product MSDTLRSEPSADSAHHLPPFSSFGDMAENEQRILTADTRLLDPAWEYYERTGDTVSVIASQPQYRPWESMPITVNSKDAILRAGFSTALEYQPVTLQPITNKLPSFQSQFQTFPETSVIPETGLPSVTPVPVTASPTPSASPSQLTQLTQLTTPSSPAHLTTLAQVAPLSTTLTTLSPVNATTFHTLTAVNARSYPLVPAPLQARELPAAQTYIDDRHIQLYQPNIATINAFPAQNGILHQNGTLLHQNGSLIQNIQSPTVVHVLKNEPFDVKALQDKYTPNGLHHTNFQNPMLIDNGYEKKTNGFGSGSSPTRSDFRKKERRKMRANSTESDGSNMEVGSESSGQVAAVSSTAGFKSPMHGAPPMATGPMELDDISSEKQYYYSQTKKKRKRCGECIGCQRKDNCGDCAPCRNDKSHQICKQRRCEKLTEKKLILAPDGTLQTVKSESRRGRGRGRAATTPVLQDIKSYRGRKPLGGTAGVAGAVAVPGVQAASPSPAPQAPAAPSPAPATTPAMKQEHPSQPMAPMPFYAGDPNRFPTAWQTDPSQGWQNQFIQQLPTQTGQTTLDYQGNHTAYATSPHYQANTTYTVQNVATTFDVTNNTYYQAGVQSIPAQRPPSNRGAYTPVPSPRAPHYAAEYQQQYAQQAPTPGVTAGNDSRPASAASYQTSVPTTAAPVYTVSQASYDRTEYSTEHQEEYNGENGTGDSNDGERQEQNTPNGQHSGNAEPGYLQGSNGPRASLDCSGYSGGYNSGQYRENGTVQSQSQNDWQQHQWQHNQRLQNQQMQNQQIQNQQQQMQNQHMQNQQQQLQNQQQQLQNQMQNQQMQNQQMQRQEESEQQMFSQSDRVNLNSRLKTMILNKQNHTRDGTNTPPDKGDPGEGPPRVMDDRKTGAVSVNDDRNTTGHFLSYSHHLRDNYRLGDQAYPVAGNYSQNAQAYGTGEFGGGGHHVWEGGTEVPRGYDKQAALKNVSKTPQKLPSYADVRGQYGTYSNVPYEAQKYAEIYGSDSLSYTQQDSKDFQSKMLIGPVSEMNQQNCNPPRDTNAQTRAYDREAYDAKFRHPSAPLIPKLEMPDTYQYHKDDRLMKTEPQRLMNQAAYAKPNEMPANTYREFPNGVTRPQQNTVLPPISTIKQENFGQKGQNYQNFQGFPYEALRRQEPAENFAQIPRMQENMGFQKYNRNFEMKNNKEPEKVNDRVTHVDPKPPYYIEQIKSEHSPPGHKIYKNMTYNPTPRNEPYLFFGDGGPAAIRNEIGYSCCRQGSTKKPPPEHLRDGACPGLQTKDEVLEDDPDANEKDSKNPSKPSTPVPEIVKPKENQFNYSKEYLENLERLRNNSRTEVPDCNCFPADKNPPEPGSYYTHLGAASTLAELRKELEARTGLSGKELRIEKICYTGKEGKSAQGCPMAKWVIRRANYTEKVLVVVKFRNGHKCATSWIVVCLVAWEGIPQSEADLDYTLLSHKLNRYGLPTTRRCATNENRTCACQGLDPETCGASYSFGCSWSMYYNGCKYARSKTVRKFRLSVKTEESEIEERIHVLATLLSPLYMNLAPKAFENQCQFEKEASDCRLGFKPGRPFSGVTACIDFCAHAHRDLHNMNNGCTAVVTLAKHRALNRPPDEQLHVLPLYVLDTTDEFGSKDGQEEKVKNGALEILDKYPMEVRVRSVPLQPCRRHGKKRKDDDNNSENNSSANNSSQSPGNNQKKAQQSPAPRTPQPTDARNNASPRSQSSASPRALTPALNQSNPSAFTNNSHYNSAFVNPNMQHQNPGLINPNLGNPALLDMATMIDNFTDAQLQSNQISSTVLDSPYNPYDQSYNLHHQNTLYNPNHVSPIVEGNTCQNPNPNPNPNPNQLPSFAAGLQKREQQFPNQIPPQNQWPDFPNAEIFNNVVKEDPDSTTAHLNVPPNNYSPDSSRSSETNSNSEQLLPKANTEPEKPNLIGDVTNKIPEFDMPSSPRLTEIAQNSQSTPASPASSQIPELKSPNNEMLNSDARKSVWKSPDSKNWDPKPKEQSTPENDNNLFRVPKARPPSRSQNTNTPEGIENSTFLKPYPPSDRPHLSQGYEHRSPYNNQLNNTPPQTSTSQNNFTINHDEQNMAAAAAAAAKPVPEFAGNNFHPVNQNTYGNQTPIQGYGNYPQVANAYPFPPNPYGHFNPYENTYNDYNSLAYYNAEKYKREELLRNPHCYNSYGYQYNPNFTPNFYQNPSPNWCQSSPNWCIYPPPFTIPYPPEPPKAEPIGEVTDFTDNLECFKDSQMGGVAIALGHGSVLFECAKHEMHSTTAVKAPNRVNPTRISLVFYQHRNLNRPKHGLEEWEEKMRLKKLGLTPSTPGTPGPNSNTVSPATTPGPERPPSAADKWKGGGGTDAIPGGFTSLAALVEATAAARRSGQLMLRTDTHTTMSWTTLFPMHPCTVTGPYQESST